The following coding sequences are from one Pseudomonas mendocina window:
- a CDS encoding lipopolysaccharide kinase InaA family protein, producing the protein MALCSTSEIPQQAFQHWWQQQGEWVEEPNVRRGGESGVQRLLDETGVLYAKRQIGHIYRSLLHPQGRPTVLRERSALLALDALGVPVPKLVYCGVEHDPQQGWRGLLVTAELEGFVDIESWYAQGGREVCGEALHTQLLQLVGATLARMHLGRWQHGCLYAKHIFVRIDGDTPQVALLDLEKSRRRLTRGQAAQHDLPQLRRHSPWANADWQQLLLGYRQVFADGAKGLGTALA; encoded by the coding sequence ATGGCCCTTTGCAGCACGAGCGAAATACCTCAGCAAGCATTCCAGCACTGGTGGCAGCAGCAAGGTGAGTGGGTCGAAGAACCCAACGTACGCCGCGGCGGCGAGAGCGGTGTACAGCGCCTGCTGGATGAGACCGGCGTGCTCTATGCCAAAAGACAGATCGGCCATATCTACCGCAGCCTGTTGCATCCACAAGGGCGCCCGACCGTCCTGCGCGAGCGCAGTGCGCTGTTGGCACTGGATGCGCTCGGTGTGCCCGTTCCCAAGCTGGTCTACTGCGGAGTCGAACATGACCCACAGCAAGGATGGCGTGGCCTGCTGGTAACTGCCGAGCTGGAAGGCTTCGTGGATATCGAAAGCTGGTACGCCCAAGGCGGCCGCGAGGTCTGTGGCGAGGCCTTACACACCCAACTGCTGCAACTTGTCGGTGCAACCCTGGCACGCATGCACCTGGGTCGCTGGCAACATGGCTGCCTGTACGCAAAACATATCTTCGTACGCATCGACGGTGATACACCGCAGGTAGCCCTGCTGGATCTGGAAAAAAGCCGCCGCCGCCTGACGCGCGGCCAAGCCGCCCAACACGATCTACCCCAACTGCGACGCCACAGTCCCTGGGCGAATGCCGACTGGCAACAACTGCTGCTGGGTTACCGCCAGGTTTTCGCAGATGGCGCCAAGGGCCTCGGCACAGCTCTTGCGTGA
- the groL gene encoding chaperonin GroEL (60 kDa chaperone family; promotes refolding of misfolded polypeptides especially under stressful conditions; forms two stacked rings of heptamers to form a barrel-shaped 14mer; ends can be capped by GroES; misfolded proteins enter the barrel where they are refolded when GroES binds), whose amino-acid sequence MAAKEVKFGDSARKKMLVGVNVLADAVKATLGPKGRNVVLAKSFGAPTITKDGVSVAKEIELKDAFENMGAQLVKDVASKANDAAGDGTTTATVLAQAIVNEGLKSVAAGMNPMDLKRGIDKATIAIVAQLKELAKPCTDTKAIAQVGTISANSDSSIGDIIAEAMEKVGKEGVITVEEGSGLENELSVVEGMQFDRGYLSPYFINKPDTMVAELDGPLLLLVDKKISNIRELLPVLEAVAKAGRPLLIVAEDVEGEALATLVVNNMRGIVKVAAVKAPGFGDRRKAMLQDIAILTGGTVISEEVGLSLESATLEHLGNAKRVVLNKDNTTIIDGAGAQADIEARVAQIRKQVEETSSDYDKEKLQERLAKLAGGVAVIKVGAATEVEMKEKKARVEDALHATRAAVEEGVVPGGGVALVRALLAIDELKGDNEDQNVGIALLRRAVEAPLRQIVANAGGEPSVVVDKVKQGSGNFGFNAATDTYGDMIEMGILDPAKVTRSALQAAASIGGLMITTEAMVAEAADDKAPAMPDMGGMGGMGGMGGMM is encoded by the coding sequence ATGGCAGCTAAAGAAGTCAAATTCGGCGATTCCGCCCGCAAGAAAATGCTCGTTGGTGTCAACGTCCTGGCTGACGCCGTAAAAGCCACCCTCGGCCCGAAAGGCCGTAACGTGGTTCTGGCCAAATCCTTCGGCGCCCCGACCATCACCAAAGACGGTGTCTCGGTTGCCAAGGAAATCGAACTGAAAGACGCCTTCGAAAACATGGGCGCCCAGCTGGTCAAAGACGTTGCCTCCAAGGCCAACGACGCTGCCGGTGACGGCACCACCACCGCTACCGTTCTGGCTCAAGCCATCGTCAACGAGGGCCTGAAGTCCGTCGCGGCCGGCATGAACCCGATGGATCTGAAGCGCGGCATCGACAAGGCCACCATCGCTATCGTCGCCCAGCTGAAAGAGCTGGCCAAGCCGTGCACCGACACCAAGGCCATCGCCCAGGTCGGCACCATCTCCGCCAACTCCGACAGCTCCATCGGTGACATCATCGCCGAAGCCATGGAGAAGGTCGGTAAAGAAGGCGTGATCACCGTTGAAGAAGGCTCGGGCCTGGAAAACGAACTGTCCGTCGTAGAAGGCATGCAGTTCGACCGCGGCTACCTGTCGCCGTACTTCATCAACAAGCCGGACACCATGGTTGCCGAGCTTGATGGCCCGCTGCTGCTGCTGGTCGACAAGAAAATCTCCAACATCCGCGAACTGCTGCCGGTTCTGGAAGCCGTTGCCAAAGCCGGCCGTCCGCTGCTGATCGTGGCTGAAGACGTCGAGGGCGAAGCCCTGGCTACCCTGGTCGTCAACAACATGCGTGGTATCGTCAAAGTCGCAGCCGTCAAGGCTCCGGGCTTCGGCGACCGTCGCAAGGCCATGCTGCAGGACATCGCCATCCTGACCGGCGGCACCGTGATCTCCGAAGAAGTTGGCCTGTCCCTGGAAAGCGCCACTCTGGAGCACCTGGGTAACGCCAAACGCGTCGTCCTGAACAAAGACAACACCACCATCATCGATGGTGCTGGTGCCCAGGCCGACATCGAAGCCCGTGTTGCGCAGATCCGCAAGCAGGTCGAAGAAACCTCCTCCGACTACGACAAAGAGAAGCTGCAAGAGCGTCTGGCCAAACTGGCTGGCGGTGTTGCCGTGATCAAGGTTGGCGCTGCCACCGAAGTCGAGATGAAAGAGAAAAAAGCCCGCGTTGAAGACGCCCTGCACGCTACCCGCGCTGCTGTGGAAGAAGGCGTGGTACCTGGCGGTGGTGTGGCTCTGGTTCGCGCTCTGCTGGCTATCGACGAGCTGAAAGGCGACAACGAAGACCAGAACGTCGGTATCGCTCTGCTGCGTCGCGCTGTCGAAGCACCGCTGCGTCAGATCGTTGCCAACGCTGGCGGCGAGCCGAGCGTAGTGGTCGACAAGGTCAAGCAAGGTTCGGGCAACTTCGGCTTCAACGCCGCGACCGACACCTACGGCGACATGATCGAGATGGGTATTCTCGATCCGGCCAAGGTCACTCGTTCGGCGCTGCAAGCTGCTGCCTCCATCGGCGGCCTGATGATCACCACCGAGGCCATGGTTGCCGAAGCGGCTGATGACAAGGCTCCGGCCATGCCTGATATGGGTGGCATGGGCGGTATGGGTGGCATGGGCGGCATGATGTAA
- a CDS encoding co-chaperone GroES has protein sequence MKLRPLHDRVVIRRSEEETKTAGGIVLPGSAAEKPNQGEVVAVGTGKVLDNGEVRPLAVKVGDKVVFGPYSGSNTVKVDGEDLLVMGENEILAVVEA, from the coding sequence ATGAAGCTTCGTCCTCTGCATGACCGCGTCGTGATCCGTCGCAGCGAAGAAGAGACCAAAACCGCTGGTGGCATCGTGCTGCCGGGTTCGGCCGCCGAGAAGCCGAACCAAGGTGAAGTCGTTGCCGTCGGTACCGGTAAGGTTCTGGACAATGGCGAAGTCCGTCCGCTGGCGGTGAAGGTCGGTGACAAAGTGGTATTCGGCCCCTACTCCGGCAGCAACACCGTCAAGGTTGACGGCGAAGACCTGCTGGTAATGGGCGAGAACGAAATCCTCGCCGTCGTCGAAGCCTGA
- a CDS encoding FxsA family protein, producing MRAFLFLFLLFPIIELAVLIKVGSAIGVFPTLLLVIGTAVLGSILLRVAGVATAWRARERLARGELPEQEMLEGLLIAVGGGLLILPGFISDMLGVLCLIPFTRRLLVGKIRRRAEEQALRQRAFFDDAAARSGQTRPNVLEGEYERRD from the coding sequence ATGCGTGCGTTTCTGTTTCTCTTCCTGCTGTTCCCGATCATCGAACTGGCCGTGCTGATCAAGGTCGGCAGCGCCATCGGTGTATTCCCCACCTTGCTGCTGGTGATCGGTACCGCAGTGCTCGGCAGCATCCTTCTGCGCGTTGCCGGGGTCGCAACTGCCTGGCGAGCACGCGAGCGCCTGGCGCGTGGTGAATTGCCTGAACAAGAGATGCTCGAAGGCCTGCTGATCGCAGTGGGTGGTGGTCTGCTGATCCTGCCAGGCTTCATCAGCGACATGCTCGGCGTACTCTGCCTGATTCCCTTCACGCGTCGCCTGCTGGTCGGCAAGATTCGCCGCCGCGCCGAGGAGCAGGCCCTGCGCCAGCGGGCCTTTTTCGATGATGCCGCTGCCCGCTCCGGACAGACGCGTCCAAATGTACTTGAAGGCGAATACGAACGCCGCGATTGA
- a CDS encoding HugZ family protein — protein MSVKAGKHARELLLKEYRGVLSTHSKAMPGFPFGSVVPYCLDAEGRPLILISRIAQHTHNLKQDAKCSLLVGERGAEDVQAVGRLTLLAEAEQLHDENEIEAAAQRYYRFFPQSRDYHRAHDFDFWRLQPVRWRFIGGFGAIHWLDDVALTNPFATNGSEASMVEHMNEDHAKAIAHYVELASLPTHEPAQMAGVDSEGFHLRIGQSLYWLAFPTPCNTPGQAREALVALARADQWPQSAPASA, from the coding sequence GTGAGCGTGAAAGCCGGCAAGCATGCACGAGAATTGCTGCTCAAGGAATACCGTGGCGTGCTCAGTACCCACTCCAAGGCCATGCCTGGCTTTCCTTTCGGATCGGTGGTGCCCTATTGCCTGGACGCCGAAGGCAGGCCACTGATCCTCATCAGCCGCATCGCCCAACACACCCATAACCTCAAGCAGGACGCCAAATGCTCGCTACTGGTCGGCGAACGTGGCGCGGAGGACGTGCAGGCGGTCGGCCGCCTCACCTTACTCGCCGAAGCAGAACAGCTGCATGACGAAAACGAGATCGAAGCGGCCGCCCAGCGTTATTACCGTTTTTTCCCCCAATCACGCGACTACCACCGAGCGCATGACTTCGATTTCTGGCGATTGCAACCAGTGCGCTGGCGTTTCATCGGCGGGTTTGGGGCCATCCACTGGCTCGACGATGTAGCTCTGACCAACCCCTTCGCGACGAACGGCAGCGAAGCGAGCATGGTCGAGCACATGAACGAAGACCACGCCAAGGCCATCGCCCACTACGTCGAGCTGGCCAGCCTTCCCACACATGAACCCGCACAGATGGCCGGTGTCGACAGTGAAGGTTTCCATTTGCGCATTGGCCAAAGCCTTTACTGGCTGGCCTTCCCAACACCTTGCAACACCCCAGGACAGGCGCGCGAAGCGCTGGTGGCATTGGCTCGCGCCGACCAGTGGCCGCAATCCGCGCCGGCTTCAGCTTGA
- a CDS encoding SDR family oxidoreductase: MQLKDKVIIITGGCQGLGRAMGEYLASKGAKLALVDLNQEKLDDAVAACKAAGGDARAYLCNVANEEQVTHMVAQVAEDFGAINGLVNNAGILRDGLTIKVKDGEMTKMSLAQWQAVIDVNLTGVFLCTREVAAKMIELKNEGAIVNISSISRAGNMGQANYSAAKAGVAADTVVWAKELARYGIRVAGVAPGFIETDMVASMKPEALEKMTSGIPLKRLGKPAEIAHSVAYILENDYYTGRVLELDGGLRL, encoded by the coding sequence ATGCAACTGAAAGACAAAGTCATCATCATCACTGGTGGTTGCCAGGGGCTGGGGCGTGCCATGGGCGAGTACCTGGCGAGCAAGGGTGCCAAGCTGGCGCTGGTGGATCTTAATCAGGAAAAGCTGGATGACGCTGTAGCTGCCTGCAAGGCTGCCGGTGGTGATGCTCGTGCCTACCTGTGCAATGTGGCGAATGAAGAGCAGGTGACCCATATGGTCGCCCAGGTCGCCGAGGACTTTGGCGCCATCAATGGCCTGGTCAACAACGCCGGTATTCTGCGCGATGGCCTGACCATCAAGGTCAAGGATGGCGAGATGACCAAGATGAGCCTGGCGCAGTGGCAGGCGGTGATCGACGTCAACCTGACCGGCGTGTTCCTCTGCACCCGTGAAGTGGCGGCGAAGATGATCGAGCTGAAGAACGAAGGCGCGATCGTCAATATCTCCTCCATCTCCCGTGCCGGCAACATGGGCCAGGCCAACTACTCCGCAGCCAAGGCGGGTGTCGCTGCCGACACTGTGGTCTGGGCCAAGGAGCTGGCGCGCTATGGCATTCGTGTGGCGGGCGTGGCGCCGGGTTTCATCGAAACCGACATGGTCGCCAGCATGAAGCCGGAAGCCCTGGAGAAGATGACCTCGGGTATTCCGCTCAAGCGTCTGGGCAAACCAGCCGAGATCGCTCACTCGGTGGCCTACATCCTGGAAAACGACTATTACACTGGTCGTGTCCTGGAGCTCGACGGCGGTCTGCGTCTGTAA
- a CDS encoding polyprenyl synthetase family protein, producing MQPQAFYRVVADDFTAVDGIIRQQVVSRVPLVEKIGDYIISAGGKRLRPLLVLLSGKALGYQGDDLRLLAATIEFLHTATLLHDDVVDMSDMRRGRSTANAQWGNAPSVLVGDFLYSRSFEMMVELGSMPVMKILSHATRVIAEGEVLQLSKVRDASTTEDTYMEVIRAKTAMLFEASTHSAAALANASEAQREALRTFGDHLGVAFQLVDDLLDYKGDAASLGKNVGDDLAEGKPTLPLIYTMREGTAEQAALVRQAIQKGGIEDLESIRAAVETAGALDYTAQLARDYAERAIACLEVLPAGEYRDALVELSRFAVARTH from the coding sequence ATGCAACCCCAGGCTTTTTACCGCGTCGTAGCGGACGATTTCACCGCCGTCGATGGCATCATTCGCCAGCAGGTGGTCTCCCGCGTGCCGCTGGTGGAAAAGATCGGCGACTATATCATCTCCGCCGGCGGCAAGCGCCTGCGCCCACTGCTGGTTCTACTCAGCGGCAAGGCCCTCGGCTACCAAGGTGATGATCTGCGCCTGCTGGCCGCGACCATCGAGTTCCTGCACACCGCCACCCTGCTGCACGACGATGTGGTCGACATGTCCGACATGCGCCGTGGCCGCAGCACCGCCAATGCCCAGTGGGGCAACGCACCGAGCGTACTGGTGGGCGACTTCCTTTATTCACGCTCGTTCGAAATGATGGTCGAACTCGGCTCCATGCCAGTGATGAAGATCCTCTCCCATGCCACCCGCGTGATCGCCGAAGGCGAGGTGCTGCAGCTGTCCAAGGTGCGCGACGCCAGCACCACGGAGGACACCTATATGGAAGTCATCCGCGCCAAGACCGCGATGCTGTTCGAAGCTTCCACCCACAGCGCCGCCGCCCTGGCCAACGCCAGCGAAGCGCAGCGTGAAGCCCTGCGTACCTTTGGCGACCACCTTGGCGTGGCCTTCCAACTGGTCGACGACCTGCTCGACTACAAGGGCGACGCAGCCAGCCTGGGCAAGAACGTCGGTGATGACCTGGCCGAAGGCAAACCCACGCTGCCGCTGATCTACACCATGCGTGAAGGCACCGCCGAGCAGGCCGCACTGGTGCGCCAGGCGATTCAGAAAGGCGGCATCGAGGATCTGGAAAGCATCCGTGCAGCCGTCGAAACGGCCGGTGCGCTGGACTACACCGCGCAACTGGCCCGCGACTATGCAGAACGCGCCATCGCCTGCCTGGAAGTACTGCCGGCTGGCGAGTATCGCGATGCGCTGGTCGAGTTGAGCCGCTTCGCGGTCGCTCGTACGCATTAA
- the rplU gene encoding 50S ribosomal protein L21, whose amino-acid sequence MYAVIVTGGKQYKVAEGEFLKIEKLEIATGEAVTFDRVLLVANGDDVKIGAPVVDGAKVVAEVVSQGRHDKVRIIKFRRRKHHMKRQGHRQWFTEIKITGIQA is encoded by the coding sequence ATGTACGCAGTAATTGTTACCGGTGGCAAACAATACAAGGTCGCCGAAGGCGAATTCCTGAAAATCGAGAAGCTCGAAATCGCTACCGGCGAAGCCGTTACCTTTGACCGCGTTCTGCTGGTCGCCAACGGTGACGACGTCAAGATCGGCGCTCCGGTCGTAGACGGTGCCAAGGTTGTCGCAGAAGTCGTTTCGCAAGGCCGTCACGACAAAGTGCGCATCATCAAGTTCCGTCGTCGTAAGCACCACATGAAGCGTCAGGGCCACCGTCAGTGGTTCACTGAGATCAAAATCACCGGCATCCAGGCCTGA
- the rpmA gene encoding 50S ribosomal protein L27, with product MAHKKAGGSTRNGRDSESKRLGVKMYGGQVIKAGNIIVRQRGTQFHPGFGVGIGKDHTLFAKVEGVVKFEVKGAFGRRYVSVVQA from the coding sequence ATGGCACACAAAAAAGCTGGCGGTTCTACCCGTAACGGCCGCGATTCCGAAAGTAAACGCCTTGGCGTGAAAATGTACGGTGGCCAGGTCATCAAGGCCGGCAACATCATCGTGCGTCAGCGCGGCACCCAGTTCCACCCCGGTTTCGGCGTGGGCATCGGCAAAGACCACACCCTGTTCGCTAAAGTCGAAGGCGTGGTCAAGTTCGAAGTGAAGGGCGCTTTCGGCCGTCGCTACGTGAGCGTCGTTCAGGCCTAA
- the cgtA gene encoding Obg family GTPase CgtA codes for MKFVDEVSIFVKAGDGGNGMMSFRREKFIEKGGPNGGDGGDGGSVFLEANENLNTLIDYRYTRKFLAQNGEKGGSTDCTGAKGEDLILPVPVGTTVIDVATQEVIGDLIKPGQRLMVAQGGWHGLGNTRFKSSTNRAPRQTTPGKPGDSRDLKLELKVLADVGLLGLPNAGKSTFIRAVSAAKPKVADYPFTTLVPNLGVVSVDRFKSFVVADIPGLIEGASEGAGLGIRFLKHLARTRLLLHLVDMAPLDESDPAEAAQVIIDELGRFSPALAERDRWLVLNKMDQIPEEEREARKADIVARLNWEGPVYVVSAISRDGTERISRDIMHYLEVRGERIAEDPVFAEQLAELDQRIEDEARARLQALDDQRALRKSGVRSVDDIDEDDDFFDDEDDDGPEIIYVRD; via the coding sequence ATGAAATTTGTCGACGAAGTTTCGATTTTTGTAAAAGCCGGTGACGGCGGTAACGGCATGATGAGCTTCCGCCGTGAGAAGTTCATCGAGAAGGGCGGCCCCAACGGGGGCGACGGTGGGGACGGTGGCTCGGTGTTCCTCGAGGCCAACGAGAACCTCAACACCCTGATCGATTACCGCTATACCCGTAAATTCCTGGCGCAGAATGGCGAGAAGGGTGGCAGTACCGATTGCACCGGCGCCAAGGGTGAAGACCTGATCCTGCCGGTGCCGGTCGGCACCACGGTGATCGACGTCGCCACCCAGGAAGTGATCGGTGACCTGATCAAGCCAGGCCAGCGCCTGATGGTCGCGCAGGGGGGCTGGCACGGGCTGGGCAACACCCGCTTCAAATCCAGCACCAACCGGGCGCCGCGGCAGACCACGCCGGGCAAGCCGGGCGATTCGCGTGATCTCAAGCTGGAGCTGAAAGTGCTGGCGGACGTCGGTCTGCTCGGCTTGCCCAATGCGGGCAAGAGCACCTTCATCCGTGCTGTTTCGGCTGCCAAGCCGAAGGTAGCCGATTATCCCTTCACCACCCTGGTGCCGAACCTGGGCGTGGTCAGCGTTGACCGCTTCAAGAGCTTCGTCGTCGCCGATATTCCCGGGTTGATCGAAGGTGCGTCCGAAGGCGCTGGCCTGGGTATCCGCTTCCTCAAGCATTTGGCGCGTACTCGCCTGCTGCTGCACCTCGTGGACATGGCTCCGCTGGATGAGAGCGATCCGGCCGAAGCTGCGCAGGTGATCATCGACGAACTGGGTCGCTTCAGCCCGGCGCTGGCCGAGCGTGATCGCTGGCTCGTGCTGAACAAGATGGATCAGATTCCAGAAGAAGAGCGTGAGGCGCGCAAGGCCGATATCGTCGCTCGACTGAACTGGGAAGGCCCGGTCTATGTGGTCTCGGCGATCAGCCGCGACGGCACCGAGCGCATCAGTCGCGACATCATGCATTACCTGGAAGTGCGCGGTGAGCGCATCGCCGAAGATCCGGTGTTCGCCGAGCAACTGGCTGAGCTGGATCAGCGTATCGAAGATGAAGCCCGTGCTCGTCTGCAGGCGCTGGACGACCAGCGTGCGCTGCGTAAATCCGGGGTGCGCAGCGTCGATGATATCGATGAAGACGATGACTTCTTCGATGATGAAGACGACGATGGCCCGGAAATCATTTACGTCCGGGATTAA
- the proB gene encoding glutamate 5-kinase — protein MRDKVTGARRWVVKIGSALLTADGRGLDRAAMAVWVKQMVALREQGVELVLVSSGAVAAGMSRLGWTSRPSAMHELQAAAAIGQMVLVQAWESSFAEHSRRTAQILLTHDDLSDRKRYLNARSTLRTLVDLDVVPVINENDTVVTDEIRFGDNDTLAALVANLVEADLLVILTDRDGMFDADPRHNPDAKLIHEARADDPALDAVAGGVGGALGRGGMQTKLRASRLAARSGAHTVIVGGAIEQVLARLKAGERLGTLLAPERGLLAARKQWLAGHLQTRGTLVLDAGAVKALSQDRKSLLPVGVKAVQGSFRRGEMVVCVSPDGREIARGLVNYSALEAQKIIGQSSDAIEKLLGYVDEPELVHRDNLILV, from the coding sequence ATGCGTGACAAGGTGACCGGCGCGCGGCGCTGGGTGGTGAAGATCGGCAGTGCGCTGTTGACCGCTGACGGGCGTGGCCTGGATCGGGCGGCCATGGCTGTATGGGTCAAGCAGATGGTGGCCCTGCGTGAGCAGGGAGTCGAGCTGGTGCTGGTGTCCTCTGGCGCCGTGGCGGCCGGTATGAGCCGCCTGGGCTGGACTAGCCGACCTAGCGCGATGCATGAACTGCAGGCTGCCGCCGCCATCGGTCAAATGGTGCTGGTGCAGGCCTGGGAATCCAGCTTTGCCGAGCACAGCCGCCGTACGGCGCAGATTCTCCTGACTCACGACGATCTGTCCGATCGCAAGCGCTACCTGAACGCGCGCAGCACCCTGCGCACGCTGGTCGATCTCGATGTGGTGCCGGTGATCAACGAGAACGACACGGTCGTCACTGACGAGATTCGCTTCGGCGACAACGATACGCTGGCCGCGTTGGTGGCCAACCTGGTCGAAGCCGATCTGCTGGTTATCCTCACCGACCGCGACGGCATGTTTGACGCCGACCCGCGGCACAATCCCGATGCCAAGCTGATTCACGAAGCCCGTGCGGATGATCCGGCGCTGGACGCCGTGGCTGGTGGTGTCGGTGGTGCGCTGGGGCGTGGTGGGATGCAGACCAAGCTGCGTGCATCGCGTCTGGCTGCGCGCTCTGGCGCGCATACGGTGATCGTCGGTGGCGCCATCGAGCAGGTGCTGGCGCGGCTCAAGGCTGGTGAGCGCCTGGGTACGCTGCTGGCGCCTGAGCGCGGCCTACTGGCGGCGCGCAAGCAGTGGCTGGCTGGTCACCTGCAGACGCGTGGCACTCTGGTGTTGGACGCCGGTGCGGTGAAAGCCCTCAGCCAGGATCGCAAGAGCCTGCTGCCGGTCGGCGTCAAGGCCGTGCAGGGCAGCTTCCGTCGTGGTGAGATGGTGGTCTGCGTATCGCCTGACGGTCGTGAGATTGCGCGGGGGTTGGTCAACTACAGTGCTCTGGAGGCGCAGAAGATCATCGGTCAGTCTTCCGATGCCATCGAGAAGCTGCTGGGTTACGTGGATGAGCCGGAGTTGGTGCACCGGGACAACTTGATCCTGGTCTGA
- a CDS encoding CreA family protein, translating to MRLFKGSVLGLLLLPNLALAETIGEVSTVFKWVGPNDKIVVEAFDDPKVDGVTCYLSRAKTGGVKGGLGLAEDRAEASIACRQVGPIEFKGKLKDGEEVFKERTSLVFKTMQVVRFFDQKRNTLVYLVYSDRVIEGSPQNAVTAIPILPWAR from the coding sequence ATGCGTCTGTTCAAGGGATCTGTACTGGGTTTGTTGCTGTTGCCGAACCTGGCGCTGGCCGAGACCATCGGCGAAGTGTCCACGGTATTCAAGTGGGTCGGGCCGAACGACAAGATCGTCGTCGAGGCCTTTGATGATCCCAAGGTGGATGGCGTGACCTGCTACCTGTCGCGCGCCAAGACTGGTGGTGTGAAGGGTGGCCTGGGCCTGGCCGAGGATCGCGCCGAGGCCTCGATCGCCTGCCGTCAGGTCGGCCCGATCGAGTTCAAGGGCAAGCTCAAGGATGGTGAGGAAGTCTTCAAGGAGCGCACCTCACTGGTGTTCAAGACCATGCAGGTGGTGCGTTTCTTCGATCAGAAGCGCAACACCCTGGTGTACCTGGTCTACAGTGACCGGGTGATTGAGGGCAGCCCGCAGAATGCGGTAACCGCCATACCGATCCTGCCCTGGGCTCGCTAG